A section of the Rummeliibacillus pycnus genome encodes:
- a CDS encoding NosD domain-containing protein produces the protein MKNIGKWIVYIAAFTICISFLVFKDSLLHASAKQDTYTISTSTTPINKKMKKYTTYSAETKNYYTIRSYLEKLESDGGGTLILKRGTYRITNTLFVPSNVTIQLNDGVILEKSMDTGNDLKPSKSLFQLVAPSIAKNGDMMDEYNGSKNVTITSNGKATIDLKENENVNGIITGHNKNLTIKNIQFTNANEGYFIQLVANQNAKIQNNSFTNETSFTKPAISIETADFSYGTYKVNWSMYDETPNSQVLIEKNTFDQVYQAISSNNFTVDTYQLKVRILNNKIKNTESNAITMKNWKLPTVEKNIIQSVNNGYGIYVKGTYKPVIQNNQFLNMDIPVLLAAQTGSNEQSNVNTITYGTKKALASNEGKDLQEFYMHIENNAAEPVEKIEITDMNDLGKDEYKVTPETVTLNKEYLLRPSYTPQTKQYYALRSYMEQLEKQGGGKIIFTKGVYTISNVLYVPSNVTLEFEDGTEIVKGDETGTPTMNPSSSIFQLIRPSLSKKERAVSGHNGEKNISFIGKGKVVFNLNFKLSSFAIIMGHNKNVHISNIQFRNMNAGHFIEMDASEDVTIANSQFIDSKPSDRFIKEAINIDTPDKTTLGWSSKWSNFDCTANNRINIINNKFVNLDRAIGTHKYSGGHLHTNVVIRGNLIDTTRNDAIRIMNWKTPIIEKNDIRNVAVNDSKKRGILSSGAINPKIRNNTFTNVGRAIQFIAWKNNGPGEQYEEIKDVLTDEEKELLKTNQLFNTTENFIRISSVYAVYTKPEKIIIKHF, from the coding sequence ATGAAAAATATTGGTAAATGGATTGTTTACATAGCAGCTTTTACAATTTGCATTAGTTTTTTAGTGTTTAAAGATTCTTTATTACACGCATCTGCAAAGCAAGATACCTATACTATTTCTACAAGTACAACACCCATCAATAAAAAAATGAAAAAGTATACAACTTACTCAGCTGAAACCAAAAATTATTACACCATCAGATCCTACTTAGAAAAATTAGAAAGTGATGGTGGCGGTACGCTTATTTTAAAGAGAGGTACGTATAGAATAACTAACACATTATTTGTACCATCAAATGTCACGATTCAACTAAATGATGGTGTGATATTAGAAAAAAGTATGGATACTGGCAATGACTTAAAACCCTCCAAATCACTGTTCCAACTTGTTGCACCTAGTATTGCAAAAAATGGTGATATGATGGATGAGTATAATGGCTCAAAAAATGTGACAATTACAAGTAATGGGAAAGCAACAATTGATTTAAAAGAAAATGAAAATGTAAATGGTATCATTACTGGACACAATAAAAATTTGACCATTAAAAACATTCAATTTACAAATGCAAACGAGGGTTACTTTATCCAATTAGTTGCCAATCAAAACGCCAAGATACAAAACAATAGTTTTACAAACGAAACCTCTTTTACGAAACCTGCAATTAGTATTGAAACCGCTGACTTTTCATATGGTACTTATAAAGTTAACTGGAGTATGTATGACGAAACACCAAATTCACAAGTTTTAATTGAAAAAAATACATTTGATCAAGTTTATCAAGCCATTAGTTCCAATAACTTTACGGTAGACACGTACCAATTAAAAGTGAGAATTTTAAATAACAAAATAAAAAATACAGAATCCAATGCAATAACAATGAAAAATTGGAAGTTGCCTACTGTTGAAAAGAATATCATTCAATCTGTAAACAATGGCTATGGTATTTATGTAAAAGGTACCTATAAGCCAGTTATTCAAAATAATCAATTTTTGAATATGGATATTCCTGTGTTATTAGCAGCACAAACGGGTTCTAATGAGCAGTCAAATGTAAATACCATTACGTATGGAACTAAAAAGGCGCTAGCTTCGAATGAAGGGAAAGACTTACAGGAATTCTATATGCATATAGAGAATAATGCAGCTGAGCCTGTTGAGAAAATAGAGATTACTGATATGAATGATCTTGGCAAAGATGAATATAAAGTAACTCCAGAAACAGTAACTCTAAACAAAGAGTACCTTTTACGTCCATCCTATACTCCTCAAACAAAGCAATACTATGCATTACGCTCTTACATGGAACAACTGGAAAAACAAGGTGGGGGGAAAATTATTTTTACTAAAGGTGTTTATACAATTTCCAATGTTTTGTATGTACCATCAAACGTTACTTTAGAGTTTGAAGATGGTACAGAAATAGTTAAAGGCGATGAAACAGGAACACCTACGATGAACCCTTCAAGTTCCATCTTCCAATTAATTCGTCCATCACTATCCAAAAAAGAACGTGCTGTAAGTGGACATAATGGAGAAAAAAATATTAGCTTTATTGGAAAAGGAAAAGTTGTCTTTAATTTAAACTTTAAATTGAGTAGCTTTGCGATTATTATGGGACACAACAAAAATGTCCATATATCCAATATTCAATTCCGTAATATGAATGCAGGGCATTTTATCGAAATGGATGCATCTGAAGATGTTACTATTGCAAATAGTCAATTTATTGATTCAAAACCATCGGATCGTTTTATTAAAGAAGCGATTAATATTGATACACCCGACAAAACAACACTTGGTTGGAGCTCTAAATGGAGCAATTTCGATTGTACGGCAAATAATAGAATTAATATCATTAACAACAAATTTGTGAATTTAGACCGAGCTATTGGTACTCATAAGTATTCAGGAGGACATCTCCATACAAATGTTGTGATTCGTGGAAACCTAATTGATACAACCCGTAATGACGCAATTCGAATAATGAATTGGAAAACGCCAATTATTGAAAAAAATGATATTCGAAATGTTGCTGTCAATGATTCCAAAAAGAGAGGCATACTTTCCAGCGGCGCGATTAATCCCAAAATTCGAAATAACACCTTTACGAATGTTGGACGAGCTATTCAATTTATTGCTTGGAAAAATAACGGACCTGGGGAACAATACGAAGAAATTAAAGATGTTTTAACAGATGAAGAAAAGGAATTATTAAAAACAAATCAGCTATTTAATACAACTGAAAACTTTATTCGAATTTCATCCGTTTATGCTGTGTATACAAAACCTGAAAAAATAATCATTAAGCATTTTTAA
- the dat gene encoding D-amino-acid transaminase encodes MTKMLYNDSLIDINDAKLSINDRGFQFGDGIYEVIKVYDGSMFTATEHIDRLYRSADEIRLVIPYTKDVLHKMLYDLVEANELVTGHIYLQITRGVAPRNHAFPTEFTMPTFIAYTQEAKRPINNHRFGVSAIFVEDIRWLRCDIKSLNLLGNVLAKQKAHEAHCYEAIQHRGEIITEGASSNIYGIKDGVLYTHPINNYILNGITRQVVMECCKKIKLPVVEEPFTKEQALQMDEVFLSSTTSEITPIIKIDDTIIQSGEPGKYTRKIQLAFEEKIQQLLLV; translated from the coding sequence ATGACAAAAATGTTATATAATGATTCCTTAATCGACATAAATGATGCAAAATTATCTATTAATGATAGAGGATTTCAATTTGGTGATGGTATTTATGAAGTCATAAAAGTATATGATGGGTCAATGTTTACAGCAACAGAACACATTGATCGTTTATACAGAAGTGCGGATGAAATTCGTCTTGTGATTCCTTATACCAAGGACGTTCTACATAAAATGCTTTATGATCTTGTGGAAGCAAATGAATTAGTTACTGGTCATATTTATCTACAAATTACTAGAGGAGTAGCACCAAGAAATCATGCTTTTCCTACAGAATTTACAATGCCAACATTTATTGCATATACGCAAGAAGCTAAAAGACCTATTAATAATCATCGATTTGGTGTGAGTGCAATTTTTGTTGAAGATATTCGTTGGTTACGTTGCGATATAAAAAGTTTAAATTTACTAGGTAACGTTCTTGCAAAGCAAAAAGCGCATGAAGCACACTGTTATGAAGCAATTCAACATAGAGGTGAAATCATAACCGAAGGGGCATCTTCTAATATCTACGGTATTAAAGATGGGGTACTCTATACTCATCCAATCAATAACTATATTTTAAACGGAATTACAAGACAAGTTGTGATGGAATGTTGTAAAAAAATTAAATTACCAGTTGTAGAAGAACCGTTTACAAAAGAGCAAGCACTGCAAATGGATGAGGTTTTCCTATCGTCAACAACTTCTGAAATTACGCCAATTATTAAAATCGACGATACAATTATTCAATCAGGAGAACCAGGTAAATATACACGAAAAATCCAACTAGCTTTTGAAGAAAAAATCCAGCAGTTACTATTAGTGTAA
- a CDS encoding diacylglycerol/lipid kinase family protein, with protein sequence MNLLFIINGRAGRGAAKKWERLKSRLSVPFQEVYTEYPCHATEIVKEHGRVNQQTLLIVAVGGDGTIHEVIQGAIEFPHIIVGAIAAGSGNDFGRGFEYFKTVEEIQHFMHQPINQAKMDIGVLENVMDIKYFMNSAGFGFDAWISKLVNHSKIKKYLNKVGLGRLSYIYYLIKTLFTFNRFTLTLIHNGKKQNFHHVWFVVASNQPYFGGGMKISPQSVPNDGQIELTIVNELSSMKLLLLFITVFFGQHTKFKAVKQFKASDFEMMMDQNVIAHTDGEYAGEYTKATPIHFRLKSHAWQLARKSS encoded by the coding sequence ATGAACCTACTTTTTATCATAAATGGTCGTGCAGGGAGAGGGGCTGCTAAAAAGTGGGAACGATTAAAATCAAGGTTATCTGTACCTTTTCAAGAAGTATACACAGAATATCCCTGTCATGCTACAGAAATCGTAAAGGAACATGGCAGAGTGAATCAGCAAACATTATTAATAGTAGCAGTTGGGGGAGATGGCACGATTCATGAAGTAATCCAAGGCGCTATTGAATTCCCACATATCATAGTTGGCGCAATTGCAGCTGGCTCAGGGAATGATTTCGGTAGAGGTTTCGAGTATTTTAAAACAGTTGAAGAAATCCAGCATTTCATGCATCAACCTATTAATCAGGCGAAGATGGATATTGGTGTTTTAGAAAATGTTATGGATATTAAATATTTCATGAATAGTGCAGGTTTTGGATTTGATGCATGGATCAGTAAACTTGTTAATCATTCAAAAATCAAAAAGTATCTAAATAAAGTTGGATTAGGTAGGCTTTCTTATATTTATTATTTGATTAAAACCCTATTTACTTTTAATAGATTTACATTAACTCTGATTCATAATGGGAAAAAACAAAATTTCCACCATGTTTGGTTTGTTGTTGCTAGTAATCAGCCTTACTTTGGAGGAGGGATGAAAATCTCACCTCAATCAGTTCCAAATGATGGACAAATCGAATTAACAATTGTCAATGAATTATCAAGCATGAAATTATTATTACTGTTTATTACGGTCTTCTTTGGTCAACATACAAAATTTAAGGCAGTTAAACAATTTAAGGCAAGTGATTTTGAAATGATGATGGATCAGAATGTTATTGCACATACTGATGGTGAATATGCAGGTGAATATACTAAAGCAACCCCAATTCACTTTCGATTAAAGTCACATGCTTGGCAATTAGCTAGAAAGTCTTCTTGA
- the trmB gene encoding tRNA (guanosine(46)-N7)-methyltransferase TrmB codes for MRVRNKPWAGDFIKAHPEIIVPNPENFRGKWKEFFGNDHPLHIEVGSGKGQFITGMALQNPNINYIGIELFDSVIVKAAEKVIAAGTPKNVRLLCVNGADLEKYFAKNDVDRLYLNFSDPWPKSRHAKRRLTHENFLKLYEAVLVDNGEVHFKTDNRGLFEFSLVSMSHYGMKLNYVSLDLHAEMPEDNVMTEYEEKFSSKGQPIYRLESQFQTNKA; via the coding sequence TTGAGAGTTCGTAACAAACCTTGGGCAGGAGATTTTATCAAAGCTCATCCCGAAATTATCGTGCCTAACCCAGAAAATTTCAGAGGTAAATGGAAAGAGTTTTTTGGAAATGATCATCCATTGCATATAGAAGTAGGTTCAGGTAAAGGACAATTTATAACAGGGATGGCTTTACAAAATCCTAATATCAATTATATTGGTATTGAATTATTCGATAGTGTCATCGTAAAAGCTGCTGAAAAAGTAATAGCGGCTGGAACACCTAAAAATGTACGTTTACTATGCGTAAATGGTGCAGATTTAGAAAAATATTTCGCAAAAAACGATGTTGATCGTTTATACTTAAACTTTTCTGATCCATGGCCAAAATCACGTCATGCAAAACGTAGATTAACACATGAAAACTTCTTGAAACTATATGAAGCGGTATTAGTTGACAATGGTGAAGTGCATTTCAAAACAGATAACCGTGGATTATTTGAATTCTCATTAGTAAGTATGTCGCATTATGGCATGAAGTTAAATTATGTATCCCTTGATTTGCATGCAGAAATGCCAGAAGACAATGTGATGACTGAATATGAAGAAAAATTCTCTTCTAAAGGTCAACCGATTTATCGCCTAGAGTCGCAATTCCAAACAAATAAAGCTTAA
- a CDS encoding YtnP family quorum-quenching lactonase, which translates to MDTFQFHDMKLTWLNGGVNYLDGGAMFGVVPKPLWSKKYPVNESNQIELRTDPILIQYQGKNLLIDSGIGNGKFTEKQLRNYGVTEQSNIDASLQELGLTTDDIDYVLMTHLHFDHACGLTKWQDKKLVPTFANAEIFVSQIEWDEMREPNIRSANTYWEANWKPIVDQIKPFEEQFEVLPGILMVHTGGHSDGHCIIHLTQKGETILHMADIMPTHAHQNPLWVLAYDDYPMTSIFAKEKLVKEALDNGYWISFYHDAYKRLIKWDPTGKEVIGEIPRTRESHIKA; encoded by the coding sequence ATGGATACATTTCAATTTCATGACATGAAGTTAACATGGTTAAATGGGGGAGTTAATTACTTAGATGGTGGTGCAATGTTTGGTGTAGTACCTAAGCCATTATGGTCAAAAAAATATCCAGTAAACGAAAGCAATCAAATCGAATTAAGGACAGATCCAATTTTAATACAATATCAAGGAAAGAATCTATTAATTGATTCTGGTATTGGTAATGGGAAATTTACGGAAAAGCAGCTTCGTAATTATGGTGTAACAGAGCAATCAAATATCGATGCTAGTTTGCAAGAGTTAGGATTAACTACAGATGATATTGATTATGTATTAATGACACATTTACACTTTGATCACGCTTGTGGGTTAACAAAATGGCAAGATAAGAAATTGGTGCCTACGTTTGCAAACGCTGAAATTTTTGTATCTCAAATTGAATGGGATGAAATGCGTGAGCCAAATATACGTTCAGCAAATACTTATTGGGAAGCGAATTGGAAACCAATTGTTGATCAAATAAAGCCATTTGAAGAACAATTTGAGGTGCTTCCTGGAATTTTAATGGTTCATACTGGAGGGCATAGTGACGGACATTGTATTATCCACCTAACACAAAAGGGAGAAACTATTTTACACATGGCAGATATCATGCCTACACATGCACATCAAAATCCATTATGGGTATTAGCTTATGATGATTATCCTATGACATCTATTTTTGCCAAAGAAAAATTGGTAAAAGAAGCTCTTGATAATGGTTATTGGATTAGCTTCTATCATGATGCATATAAACGTCTAATTAAATGGGACCCAACAGGTAAAGAAGTAATTGGAGAAATCCCTCGTACAAGAGAATCTCATATCAAAGCCTAA
- a CDS encoding M42 family metallopeptidase: MLEMFKTLTELPGAPGNEHAVRAYMRQELSKYADEIIQDNLGGIFGLKKGDENGPRILVAGHMDEVAFMVTQITDNGMIRFQTLGGWWNQVMLAQRVTLYTTNGPIPGVISSVPKHLLTPEMQSKPMEINNMLIDIGADDKEDAIRLGVRPGQSIIPVCPFTPMANPKKIMAKAWDNRYGCGLAIELLKELKDEKLPNTLYSGANVMEEVGLRGAKVSANMIKPDLFFALDASPANDVSGDKNQFGQLGNGPLLRIFDRTMVTHKGMREYVLDTAESNHIPYQYFVSPGGTDAGNVHISNDGVPSTVIGICARYIHSHASVIHTDDIDAAKELIVKLVKNADRSTLETIRNS; encoded by the coding sequence ATGTTAGAAATGTTTAAGACACTGACAGAATTACCAGGTGCTCCAGGTAATGAGCATGCAGTCCGTGCCTATATGCGTCAAGAATTATCAAAATATGCTGACGAAATAATCCAAGACAATCTAGGCGGTATTTTTGGTTTGAAAAAAGGTGACGAAAATGGTCCACGCATATTAGTAGCAGGTCATATGGATGAAGTAGCATTTATGGTGACTCAAATTACTGATAATGGAATGATTCGATTCCAAACTCTTGGCGGTTGGTGGAATCAAGTGATGCTTGCTCAAAGAGTTACGCTATATACAACTAATGGTCCTATTCCAGGTGTAATTTCTTCTGTTCCCAAACATTTGCTAACACCTGAAATGCAATCAAAACCAATGGAAATTAACAATATGTTAATCGATATAGGTGCAGATGATAAAGAAGATGCAATTCGATTAGGGGTTCGTCCAGGACAATCGATTATTCCTGTTTGTCCGTTTACACCAATGGCTAATCCAAAGAAAATTATGGCAAAAGCATGGGATAACCGTTATGGCTGTGGTTTAGCAATTGAATTATTAAAAGAATTAAAAGATGAAAAACTTCCAAATACATTGTATTCAGGCGCCAACGTCATGGAAGAGGTTGGATTGCGAGGGGCAAAGGTCTCTGCTAACATGATCAAACCAGATTTATTCTTTGCATTAGATGCAAGTCCTGCAAATGATGTTTCTGGTGATAAAAATCAATTTGGTCAATTAGGTAATGGTCCACTTCTTCGGATCTTTGACCGTACAATGGTAACTCATAAAGGTATGCGGGAATATGTATTAGATACAGCCGAATCAAATCATATTCCATACCAATATTTTGTTTCACCAGGTGGTACAGATGCTGGAAATGTTCACATATCAAATGATGGAGTACCAAGTACTGTTATTGGAATTTGTGCTCGTTACATTCATTCGCATGCATCTGTTATTCACACAGATGATATCGATGCTGCAAAAGAATTAATTGTAAAACTTGTAAAAAACGCAGATCGTTCAACTTTAGAAACAATCCGAAACAGTTAA
- a CDS encoding DUF84 family protein: MKVGIGTTNKAKVGAVLSVVTKHFHDILTFEHISVDSGVSAQPISTEETRQGAINRAKNTLAETNADMAFGLEGGVTMIDGIMYLCNWGALVLSNGQVLTAAGAQIPLPKEIAVQIEDGLELGPVMDEFVHQLDTRQNIGAIGIFTDGMIDRKEMFEHILQQLVGQYFFYQKYAKKQDNAR; this comes from the coding sequence ATGAAAGTAGGAATAGGTACGACAAATAAAGCAAAAGTAGGTGCAGTACTTTCCGTAGTCACTAAACATTTTCATGATATATTGACATTTGAACATATATCAGTAGATTCAGGTGTCTCTGCACAACCAATTTCAACAGAAGAAACAAGACAGGGTGCTATTAATCGTGCTAAAAACACTTTGGCTGAAACAAATGCTGATATGGCTTTTGGTTTAGAGGGTGGAGTTACAATGATAGATGGCATCATGTACTTATGTAATTGGGGTGCATTGGTGCTTTCAAATGGACAAGTACTGACGGCTGCAGGAGCTCAAATCCCATTACCAAAAGAAATAGCAGTGCAGATAGAAGATGGTCTTGAATTAGGCCCGGTAATGGATGAATTTGTCCATCAATTAGATACCCGCCAGAACATAGGAGCTATTGGTATTTTTACAGATGGAATGATTGATCGGAAAGAAATGTTCGAACATATTTTACAACAATTGGTAGGGCAATATTTCTTTTATCAAAAATACGCGAAAAAACAAGATAATGCACGATAG
- a CDS encoding thioredoxin family protein, whose translation MENLQSVEQYNQLKEQGKHVFLFTAGWCPDCRFIEPFMPEVEEKFNEYTFISVDRDQFIDLCGELDVYGIPSFIAYNNGEETGRFVSKDRKTQEEIETFLQAQ comes from the coding sequence GTGGAAAATTTACAATCAGTAGAACAATATAATCAACTAAAAGAACAAGGAAAACATGTCTTTTTATTTACAGCTGGATGGTGCCCAGATTGCCGATTTATCGAACCATTTATGCCTGAAGTGGAAGAAAAATTTAATGAATACACGTTTATTTCTGTAGATCGTGATCAATTCATTGATTTATGTGGAGAACTTGATGTTTATGGAATCCCAAGCTTTATTGCTTATAACAATGGAGAAGAAACAGGACGGTTTGTTTCTAAAGATCGCAAAACACAAGAAGAAATTGAAACATTTTTACAAGCCCAATAA
- a CDS encoding DUF1444 domain-containing protein: MTANELVNRLKERLGEAHFEWKLDSKTNKLRLEHLELGKGMDLFLGDVLTKYDSRKDLAIDEVVYTIEQTFAAMKKEKENGFQEFTNIYPVIRSGSFPKKSKEGHAFITSEHTAETRIYYALDLGNTYRLIDEEMVKKLQLSVEQMKESARFQVRKLSTNVKKDEVAGNFFYFLNENDGYDASRILNDSFLREMRGKIEGDMTVSVPHQDVLIIGDIRNNTGYDVLAQMTMHFFTVGAVPITSLSFVYEEGRLEPIFILAKNRVKKEQEKQ; encoded by the coding sequence ATGACAGCAAATGAATTAGTGAATAGATTAAAAGAGCGTCTAGGCGAAGCTCACTTTGAATGGAAATTAGATTCTAAAACAAATAAGTTACGATTAGAGCATCTTGAACTTGGAAAAGGAATGGACCTTTTTTTAGGTGATGTGCTAACAAAATATGATTCACGTAAGGATCTAGCGATTGATGAGGTAGTATATACAATTGAGCAAACATTTGCAGCGATGAAAAAGGAAAAAGAAAATGGCTTTCAAGAATTTACGAATATTTATCCTGTTATTCGTTCGGGTTCTTTTCCAAAAAAGTCAAAAGAAGGACATGCTTTTATCACATCAGAGCATACTGCTGAAACACGCATTTACTATGCATTAGACCTTGGAAATACGTACCGATTAATCGATGAAGAAATGGTAAAAAAACTTCAATTATCGGTTGAACAGATGAAAGAATCAGCACGTTTCCAAGTACGTAAGTTGTCAACTAATGTTAAAAAGGATGAAGTTGCAGGTAATTTCTTTTATTTTCTAAATGAAAATGATGGTTATGACGCAAGTAGAATTTTAAATGATTCCTTTTTAAGGGAAATGCGTGGTAAAATTGAAGGTGACATGACCGTTTCAGTTCCTCATCAAGACGTACTGATTATCGGTGACATTCGTAATAATACAGGTTATGATGTATTAGCTCAAATGACGATGCACTTCTTTACAGTAGGAGCAGTACCAATTACATCACTGTCCTTTGTTTATGAAGAAGGTCGATTAGAGCCCATCTTTATCTTAGCGAAAAACAGAGTAAAAAAGGAGCAAGAAAAACAATGA
- the ytpR gene encoding YtpR family tRNA-binding protein — protein sequence MIVSYNKAHVGDVLLVQLATEAIVKTELEKHGDLVLLKEGATGEVKGFNLFNASQYITIEEVGNIEVTKELVAKLEEAIAKCGATLSLDVDLSPKFVVGFVKEVGEHPNADKLHICKVDVGEAEPLQIVCGAPNVAEGQHVVVAKIGAVMPSGMVIKESELRGVESFGMMCSARELAIPNAPQVRGIMILDDDSKVGSAFKF from the coding sequence ATGATCGTATCGTACAACAAAGCGCATGTAGGTGACGTTTTATTAGTTCAACTAGCTACAGAAGCGATTGTCAAAACAGAATTAGAAAAACATGGAGATTTAGTCTTACTTAAAGAAGGCGCAACTGGTGAAGTGAAAGGTTTTAACCTTTTTAATGCTAGTCAATATATAACTATTGAAGAAGTAGGGAATATTGAAGTAACAAAAGAACTTGTTGCAAAATTAGAAGAAGCAATTGCAAAATGTGGTGCAACTTTAAGCTTAGACGTTGATCTATCCCCTAAATTTGTAGTGGGCTTTGTGAAAGAAGTTGGAGAACATCCAAATGCTGATAAACTACATATTTGTAAAGTTGATGTTGGCGAGGCGGAACCATTACAAATCGTTTGTGGGGCTCCAAATGTTGCAGAAGGTCAACATGTAGTTGTAGCTAAAATTGGTGCAGTAATGCCTTCAGGTATGGTCATCAAAGAATCTGAATTGCGTGGCGTTGAATCTTTCGGTATGATGTGTTCAGCTCGTGAGTTAGCTATCCCAAATGCACCTCAAGTTAGAGGGATAATGATTTTAGATGACGATTCCAAAGTCGGCTCAGCTTTTAAATTCTAA